In Gossypium arboreum isolate Shixiya-1 chromosome 5, ASM2569848v2, whole genome shotgun sequence, a single genomic region encodes these proteins:
- the LOC108452033 gene encoding uncharacterized protein LOC108452033 produces the protein MGNYVSCTLATPLIKSGKAARVILPGGEIRQFRESVKAAELMLECPNFFLTNSQSLHIGKRFSALTADEELELGNVFLMFPMKRLNSVITAADMAILFMAANSSAKRISSGKVRVLPETGNVEEEQEKSMGGSRLSLEGVEEFKHRLSVCRSRKPSLETIKEEPVCSR, from the coding sequence ATGGGAAATTACGTGTCCTGCACTTTGGCCACCCCTTTAATCAAAAGCGGTAAAGCTGCAAGGGTGATCCTTCCCGGCGGCGAAATCCGGCAATTCCGGGAATCCGTAAAGGCTGCCGAGCTTATGTTGGAGTGTCCCAATTTTTTCCTCACTAATTCCCAGTCTCTTCACATAGGCAAGAGATTTTCAGCTCTGACCGCCGATGAAGAATTGGAGCTGGGCAACGTTTTCCTCATGTTCCCGATGAAGAGACTCAATTCCGTGATCACCGCAGCCGATATGGCTATACTTTTCATGGCGGCGAACTCTTCAGCCAAGAGAATATCAAGTGGAAAAGTGAGGGTTTTACCGGAGACCGGAAACGTTGAAGAAGAGCAAGAAAAGTCGATGGGAGGATCAAGGTTGAGCTTAGAAGGGGTTGAAGAATTCAAGCATAGGTTATCTGTTTGTAGGTCAAGAAAACCTTCATTGGAAACAATTAAAGAAGAACCTGTTTGCTCAAGGTGA